A genomic window from Acinetobacter chinensis includes:
- the glyA gene encoding serine hydroxymethyltransferase, translating to MFANISISEFDPEIAKAITQEDARQEAHIELIASENYCSPAVMEAQGSKLTNKYAEGYPGKRYYGGCEYVDVIEQLAIDRAKELFGADYANVQPHAGSQANSAVYLALLNPGDTVLGMSLAHGGHLTHGAKVSFSGKTYNAVQYGLNPETGEIDYEEVERLAVEHKPRMIVAGFSAYSQIVDWQRFRDIADKVGAYLFVDMAHVAGLVAAGVYPSPVKIADVTTTTTHKTLRGPRSGLILAKANEEIEKKLQSAVFPGNQGGPLVHAVAAKAICFKEAMAPEYKEYQKQVVVNAKAMAEVLIARGYDVVSGGTENHLFLLSLIKQDVTGKEADAWLGAAHITVNKNSVPNDPRSPFVTSGIRIGTPAVTTRGFGEAEVRDLAGWIADILDAKGDEAVINTVKAKVEAVCAKFPVYAK from the coding sequence ATGTTCGCCAATATCTCTATTTCTGAATTTGATCCAGAAATTGCTAAAGCAATTACTCAGGAAGATGCTCGTCAAGAAGCTCATATTGAGTTAATCGCATCTGAAAACTATTGCTCACCGGCAGTAATGGAAGCTCAGGGATCAAAACTCACTAACAAATATGCGGAAGGTTATCCAGGCAAACGCTATTACGGCGGTTGTGAATATGTAGACGTGATCGAGCAATTGGCGATTGACCGTGCTAAAGAATTATTCGGCGCAGATTATGCCAACGTTCAGCCACACGCTGGTTCTCAGGCAAACTCAGCAGTGTATTTAGCGCTTCTGAACCCGGGCGATACAGTACTGGGTATGAGCCTTGCTCACGGTGGTCACCTGACTCACGGTGCAAAAGTAAGCTTCTCTGGTAAAACATATAACGCAGTTCAGTACGGTTTAAACCCAGAAACTGGCGAAATTGATTACGAAGAAGTTGAGCGTTTAGCTGTAGAACACAAACCACGTATGATCGTGGCTGGTTTCTCTGCTTATAGTCAGATTGTTGACTGGCAGCGTTTCCGTGATATCGCGGACAAAGTTGGTGCATATTTATTCGTAGATATGGCGCACGTTGCAGGTCTGGTTGCTGCGGGTGTTTACCCAAGCCCAGTAAAAATTGCTGACGTAACGACAACGACGACTCATAAAACACTTCGTGGTCCACGTTCAGGTCTGATCCTGGCGAAAGCAAACGAAGAGATTGAGAAAAAACTTCAGTCTGCTGTATTCCCAGGTAACCAGGGTGGCCCATTGGTTCATGCTGTTGCCGCTAAAGCAATCTGCTTTAAAGAAGCAATGGCTCCTGAATATAAAGAATATCAGAAGCAGGTTGTTGTTAATGCTAAAGCGATGGCTGAAGTATTAATTGCACGTGGTTATGATGTTGTATCTGGCGGTACTGAAAACCACCTGTTCCTGTTGTCTTTAATCAAACAGGATGTCACTGGTAAAGAAGCTGATGCATGGTTAGGCGCTGCTCACATTACTGTGAACAAAAACTCTGTTCCTAACGACCCACGCTCTCCATTTGTGACTTCAGGTATCCGTATCGGTACACCTGCTGTGACTACACGTGGTTTCGGTGAAGCTGAAGTTCGTGACCTGGCTGGCTGGATTGCAGATATTCTGGATGCAAAAGGTGATGAAGCAGTCATCAATACTGTGAAAGCGAAAGTTGAAGCGGTATGTGCTAAATTCCCAGTTTATGCAAAATAA
- a CDS encoding alpha/beta hydrolase family protein, which yields MKKSLLTVLLSSSVLLLSACGGGDGDTSYVISKPGDDIPLNNIANPVVTVEDYTKDSMTDAAAISKLMTYKMLGVDGKEVNATALVFTPKIAAPVGGWPIVVWAHGTTGVADKCAPSAQGLQGTEALLKLLLAQGYVVVAPDYEGLGSAGNHPFLNLKSEAFSITDAVVATRNYLKAQNLAASDKWVSIGHSQGGHAVLGAAQYAARAQLDYKGTVAIAPASNLALILSVGETQAAQKPLPEQIGMLAQLDTYTSLIVAGMQGYKTTVSYSQVFQPDTAEIAPVAETECGGTVGQALGNGMLDYAQGSIGMGSLKGYGRTQSKFMEIPVIQEFLEKGSQPGLVKLNQKVIIYQGEADTTVPSAATDILNGAMKNKGSSVTYISNKTWDHKTVYTQNFSSFVQDIGGLLNQ from the coding sequence ATGAAAAAAAGTCTGTTGACGGTTTTACTGAGCAGCTCAGTACTGTTGCTGAGTGCATGTGGTGGTGGCGATGGAGATACAAGCTACGTCATTTCAAAACCAGGGGATGATATTCCGCTGAATAATATTGCAAATCCTGTGGTCACAGTTGAAGACTATACAAAAGACAGCATGACCGATGCAGCTGCGATCAGCAAGTTAATGACCTACAAAATGCTGGGTGTGGACGGTAAGGAAGTGAATGCAACAGCCCTTGTTTTTACGCCAAAAATTGCTGCTCCTGTGGGAGGATGGCCGATTGTGGTCTGGGCGCACGGTACAACGGGTGTTGCAGATAAGTGTGCTCCAAGTGCACAGGGGTTGCAGGGAACGGAAGCATTATTGAAATTACTGCTGGCACAGGGCTATGTGGTGGTAGCACCGGATTATGAAGGTCTGGGTTCTGCTGGAAATCACCCGTTCCTGAATCTGAAAAGTGAAGCATTTTCAATTACAGATGCTGTAGTTGCAACCCGAAATTACCTGAAAGCTCAGAATCTGGCGGCCAGTGATAAATGGGTCAGTATTGGACACTCACAGGGTGGACATGCTGTTCTGGGAGCTGCACAGTACGCTGCCCGAGCTCAGCTGGATTATAAAGGGACGGTTGCAATTGCACCTGCATCAAATCTGGCTTTGATATTATCCGTTGGTGAAACTCAGGCAGCACAGAAACCGCTTCCTGAACAGATTGGGATGCTGGCTCAGCTGGATACTTATACTTCTTTGATTGTTGCAGGTATGCAGGGGTATAAAACGACTGTCAGTTATTCTCAGGTTTTTCAGCCCGATACTGCAGAAATTGCTCCTGTAGCAGAAACAGAATGTGGTGGTACAGTAGGACAGGCACTGGGTAACGGGATGCTGGATTATGCGCAGGGTTCTATAGGTATGGGATCTTTAAAGGGGTACGGAAGAACTCAGAGTAAGTTTATGGAAATACCTGTGATACAGGAGTTTCTTGAAAAGGGATCACAGCCGGGTCTTGTAAAACTGAATCAGAAGGTGATTATTTATCAGGGTGAGGCAGATACAACAGTGCCATCAGCAGCTACAGATATATTGAACGGAGCAATGAAAAATAAAGGAAGTAGTGTCACCTATATTTCAAATAAAACGTGGGATCACAAGACCGTCTATACACAAAATTTCAGCAGTTTTGTTCAGGATATTGGTGGTTTATTGAATCAGTAG
- a CDS encoding putative quorum-sensing-regulated virulence factor translates to MQAIILDTETHTLNGQPIEVAYAPVQIADGKLSLDKSRIFDQLYSVDEPISYAAMAVHHILESDIADQPHFTSFSLPEETTYIIGHNIDYDILAIQKCGVDTSSIKAICTLALARLVWPDAEAHNISALIYMISKGSAKARDMIKKAHRADMDIILTANILMHVVHQLKINSIEELFAASEDARIPRVINFGKHRGTPVQDLPQDYVQWLMKQGDLDPYLRKALENANLITV, encoded by the coding sequence ATGCAGGCAATTATCCTGGATACTGAAACCCACACTTTAAACGGGCAGCCGATAGAAGTTGCGTATGCCCCTGTTCAGATTGCAGATGGAAAACTGAGCCTGGATAAAAGCAGGATTTTTGACCAGCTGTACAGTGTGGACGAGCCGATTTCATACGCGGCAATGGCAGTTCACCATATCCTTGAATCTGATATAGCCGATCAGCCTCATTTCACCAGTTTCAGCCTGCCTGAAGAAACGACCTATATTATTGGTCATAATATTGATTATGACATTCTGGCCATTCAGAAATGTGGTGTAGATACCTCATCCATCAAAGCCATCTGTACACTGGCGCTGGCACGCCTGGTCTGGCCTGATGCTGAAGCACATAACATTTCCGCACTGATCTATATGATCAGTAAAGGCAGTGCAAAAGCGCGGGACATGATTAAAAAAGCACATCGGGCAGATATGGATATTATTCTGACTGCCAATATTCTGATGCATGTTGTTCACCAGTTAAAAATAAACAGTATCGAAGAATTATTTGCTGCATCGGAAGATGCACGTATTCCGCGTGTGATCAATTTTGGTAAACACCGTGGTACTCCTGTACAGGATTTGCCTCAGGATTATGTACAGTGGCTGATGAAGCAGGGTGATCTTGATCCATATCTGCGCAAAGCACTGGAAAATGCAAACTTAATCACAGTTTAA
- a CDS encoding IS3-like element ISAba14 family transposase (programmed frameshift) → MARRPRRNHSNDFKAKVALAAIKAEKTLAELSAEFDVHQNQIIDWKNQLISASSQAFDQSKAPTEPPIDLKKLHAKIGEQALEIGFFRRCVEETGPLQPQKLIDDSLQISVSKQAKLLKVSRGCYYYRPKPVSASDLKLMRCIDELHMQYPFAGSRMMRDLLNRQGHHIGRRHTRTLMKKMGIQALYCKPNLSQANQAHRKYPYLLKGLAIQRSNQVWSTDITYIPMAKGFVYLCAVIDWHSRKVLAHRVSISMEVDFCISALNEAIEKYGRPEIFNTDQGSQFTSDAFIDVLKSNGIQISMDGKGRWVDNVMVERLWRSVKYEEVYLKAYSSVTDAKKQLSAYFEFYNLKRPHSSLDKMTPNEFYYDQLPQQNKVA, encoded by the exons ATGGCACGTAGACCAAGAAGAAATCATTCAAATGATTTTAAAGCTAAGGTAGCACTTGCTGCGATTAAAGCAGAAAAAACACTTGCTGAATTGAGTGCTGAGTTTGATGTTCATCAAAACCAAATTATTGACTGGAAAAATCAATTGATCTCAGCTTCCTCGCAAGCTTTCGATCAATCAAAAGCTCCAACAGAACCACCCATCGATCTAAAAAAACTACATGCAAAAATCGGTGAGCAGGCATTAGAAATTG GATTTTTTAGAAGGTGTGTTGAAGAAACTGGGCCGCTTCAACCACAAAAGTTAATCGACGACTCACTTCAGATTTCAGTATCTAAGCAAGCTAAGCTGCTGAAAGTCTCCCGTGGTTGTTATTACTATCGCCCAAAACCTGTGAGTGCATCAGATCTGAAGCTGATGCGATGTATTGATGAATTACATATGCAATATCCTTTTGCAGGCAGTCGTATGATGCGTGATTTGTTGAATCGTCAAGGACATCATATAGGACGACGTCATACACGTACTTTAATGAAGAAAATGGGTATTCAGGCGTTATATTGCAAACCAAATTTAAGCCAGGCTAATCAAGCTCACCGTAAATATCCATATCTGCTCAAAGGGTTGGCTATTCAGCGCAGTAATCAAGTGTGGTCTACGGATATAACGTATATCCCTATGGCAAAAGGCTTTGTTTATTTATGTGCTGTGATTGATTGGCATAGCCGCAAGGTACTTGCGCATAGGGTATCGATTAGTATGGAGGTGGATTTTTGTATTTCGGCTTTAAATGAAGCGATTGAAAAATATGGTCGACCTGAAATATTTAATACAGACCAAGGCAGCCAGTTTACCAGTGATGCATTTATTGATGTATTGAAATCAAATGGCATTCAAATCAGTATGGATGGTAAAGGTCGATGGGTAGATAATGTGATGGTTGAACGATTATGGCGGAGCGTTAAATATGAAGAGGTGTATCTCAAAGCTTATAGCAGTGTCACAGATGCGAAAAAGCAATTAAGTGCATATTTTGAGTTTTATAATTTGAAACGACCTCATTCGAGTCTAGACAAAATGACACCAAATGAGTTTTACTATGATCAGCTACCCCAACAAAACAAGGTGGCTTAA
- a CDS encoding AcrIF11 family anti-CRISPR ADP-ribosyltransferase, which yields MKLFHTSPKEITKIDRFGTFDDCLFFSVEPYSMSVGEVITYSINAENMNFVEACDLHDDEIIAEIAERFETDEDTAESLLDGSDSVWNHDFADADNDWYIQAKRGECAKKMGFDGCLDQDEQGGVYIIPMLERESILVKE from the coding sequence ATGAAATTATTCCACACAAGCCCAAAAGAAATTACAAAAATTGACCGCTTTGGTACTTTTGATGATTGTTTGTTTTTTTCAGTAGAGCCTTATTCAATGTCGGTTGGCGAAGTAATCACTTATTCAATTAATGCTGAAAATATGAACTTTGTAGAAGCTTGTGATTTACATGATGATGAAATAATTGCTGAAATCGCTGAACGTTTCGAAACCGATGAAGATACAGCAGAATCATTACTTGATGGCTCTGACAGCGTTTGGAATCATGACTTTGCAGATGCAGATAATGATTGGTACATTCAAGCTAAACGTGGCGAATGTGCTAAAAAAATGGGTTTTGATGGTTGTTTAGATCAAGATGAACAAGGTGGTGTTTACATTATTCCTATGCTTGAACGTGAATCTATCTTAGTTAAGGAGTGA
- a CDS encoding PIN domain-containing protein, with translation MKKLIIDTNLLILYVVGSIDNAKQIENSRHLSGFTVKHYDFLLELMEDYDEFYFTPYIATETSNLLHRDFHGWVKTQVFVFLRTLFTEVFKIIEAIPQRDTQGFTFERYGLTDNSLIHLINDYVILTNDQDIPNALYGIKPENVLYYKLLWEVEQSKK, from the coding sequence ATGAAGAAACTTATAATAGATACCAATTTGTTGATTTTATATGTTGTGGGTTCGATTGATAATGCTAAACAAATTGAAAATTCTCGACATTTAAGTGGCTTTACCGTAAAACATTACGATTTTCTTTTAGAACTTATGGAGGATTACGATGAATTTTATTTTACTCCGTACATTGCTACAGAAACCTCAAATCTCTTGCATAGAGATTTTCATGGTTGGGTTAAGACACAAGTATTTGTTTTCTTGAGAACATTGTTTACAGAAGTTTTCAAAATTATTGAAGCTATTCCTCAGCGAGATACACAGGGCTTTACTTTTGAAAGGTACGGATTAACTGACAATTCATTAATTCATCTTATTAATGACTATGTGATTCTTACAAATGATCAAGATATACCCAATGCACTTTATGGAATTAAGCCAGAAAATGTTTTGTACTATAAACTTTTGTGGGAAGTCGAGCAGAGTAAAAAATAA